Below is a genomic region from Meleagris gallopavo isolate NT-WF06-2002-E0010 breed Aviagen turkey brand Nicholas breeding stock chromosome 5, Turkey_5.1, whole genome shotgun sequence.
TTAAAGGAGTTGCAGAGAGGCGTTGattgcaaagaggaaaaaaacaaaagtaatgcactgcttcttctcctttccttcagaaTCAGACTGTTTCAGGCCTTCTTagcaaataaaatcagtttgtaCTAAAAGGTGGGTAGCAATGTTCTTTTTTTGAAGTGTAACACATGGGAATTATTTATTATCTTTCCTTGTTGTTTCATGATAGAAAGCTTTTCAGAAGAGCTGGCTATAACTAAGCTTTTCAAGAATACTGGCTCTCTATACAGCTGTGTatgcatttgaaagcatttcccaCAGATGAGCAAGATGCCTTCTGTGCCTACATTAATCTGTGATGTCACACAGAAGATCTTATGTCCTTACCTGTGGGCTCTTGTGGTGTTAGGACCTGGTGAATCTCCTTACCCTCACTTTGTGGTCAGCTCTCTGACTCTAGTACTGGCAGTGCTCATCTGCAGAGACGAAATGACTGTCCCAGTTTGCTTTATTCAGCTTGACAGTGGTGTTGCAACTGGCAGTAATTGGCAAAGGCTGACAGCAAAATTGCCAAGAGACAAAGAACAGAATGGGCTGTGGAGCCTGACCCCAGGGGCCTGGTGGTGTAGGACAGGCGTGCTGGCAAGTCACTGCGAGGAGAGCTGTTGCTGCTATTGCTTGCTCTGTGGCCAAACAGAGGACTTGTGTTTCCAAAGCTGAGAAGCCCCAGCCTCTTTCCAAGCTGTGACTGTTTGAAAACAAGCCTGGACCCAGCTGGGTGAGTGATGTGTGCAGTCACCGGTGCGGTTTGCCCACATTGCTAGATGAGGCATACCAGGCACACTGGCAAGGCGCACGTGGTGAGGTCTGTCAGTGACCTTCAGCAGAGTAATCCCAGCATGGGCTCAGCAAGGCAGCGACAGGCTTGACTTCTGTCCCAGAATAACAGGAGGGGCACAGCAATTAGCTGACTTTGGACCCATCGCACCATATTGAGGGGGGAACGCATTCTGTTTGCTAAAGTAAATTAGTCTATTAAAGTGAATTACCTGAAAGCTGGTGGGACCTTCCCAGCCCCCCCATCTCTGCCTCATCCCTGACCTCCGCACACTTCCCATATGCAAGTTAGCTCTCACTGCTGCACTTTTGGTCTTGGAAGAGTTCCACAGCATTATTTCAAAAGCGCTGGAGAAAATGTACTCCAATGAAAAATTTAAcatcatggattttttttcattaagctgCTAAGAGAGGGATAAGTTCTTcggatttttgtattttttatcaCCAACAAGGTAGCTGAAGAGAGAATAGTTAGAGCTGTTATATGCTTTCCAATGCGGGGCCTGAATTTCTTGGCTTCCCAAGGAACGTTTGCTCTTCTAGAAAGCGTTTTCAGTGCCATCAGTTTAAGAATAGCAatcttcttccttacatctCAAATTTCAGAAGTATGGCTAATCTTTTAGTGTGTGGGCAGtatggagattttttttaatgatgaaataCCGCTCTTCTGCTGAAGAAAGAATAACATAGCACCTCATtctacaatttattttttctaaccAAGATGAATTCATGAATAAAGAAATTAGTATTTTGAACGTGGCCTCTTAGCACTCAGTGCATCAGTTTTGTGATGATTCTGATGGGAACTGCACTGCTAAAATAGTTCAAGTGGCAAATTGCTCCCTGGCTACAACTTGAAGCATCAAAGCAAAACCCTGCAGTTTCACTGCTGCCTTCCAACAAtagaggcagtgctgcagcttggGGGAGATTTCCATCGTGGAAATGGTAGAGCCAGCACAGCTCACTCCCACAGAGCAGGCAAGGGCAGTGCCAGCTTTACAGGAGCAAAGCAGCGCGGCTGCCCAGGATTGTGCAGAGTAAAGATTGCAGAGCAAAGAACTTAATGCTGCACCCTTTACTTGGGACATAAGCTTTGCAGCAGGACCTTGCCCCTAGAGGGGTTTTCTATCTGGAGCAACTGTGAGGGCGTTTCACGTACCTCGGAGCATCTCATAAGAGATATTTGAACTAAAGTCATTACCTCTTCCGGGGGACAGGCACTGGGAGTTGGAATCTGCATGAAAAGCTGCCAGATTGCCACATCCAAGTATATCCCTCTCATTGGGACAGAGGTTGACCCTCCTGCATGCCCCATGCCAGCCTCATTGCCCTGAAGCGATGGCACTTCAccctgcagcaggcacagaGAGCTCCCTGGTCCTGGCCAGTTTTtctctgctcctgccctcagcaTGGGTCTCcccaaggaacagaaagaacactgcaaGGAAGCCAACTGCTTTTGTGCCTGTTTTAAGATACAATTGGTTCAGCTGCATATCCCTGCCAGCCTTGTTTAAGGAGGTTTTAATAGTATGTCTTCTCTTTAGTTTTGTGTACAAGATTAGGAAGTTTTCATctgtgcctttaaaaaaaagcccacatCCCTGCCAAGATGTATTAGGAGAGCTGCTAAAAAGGAGTCATCCTGTTCTAGGACTGCTCAGCTTATGTAACAGGGAAATCCTAACTAGCAGATACTCCCCCCATGCGCTGTCAGCAGGCACGTGCCATTTCAGAGTTTCTAGCTGCTTGATTGATACTTTGGATCATGTCTGCTGCTGGTTTATTTAGACATATTTACAAATGTATTCTTCTCCATATCCATTTGTACAGGCTGTGTAATGTTGTTATAAAACGCGGTACAGACCTCACCTCACCAAAAGgatctttaaataaaatatattgtaaaGTGCCAAAtacaattgttttaaaaaagacagtTCCAATTAAAACAGGTACTTGGCTGCCGCAGGGGCAGCTTTGCACACCGGGACGTTTCCAGCACAAGTCTTTCAGGCAGGAGATCCCCTCTAGCTCTCCAGTTTCAAGTCCAAAGGCTTTAGGAAGTGCGGCAGAGGCAGATCGTCCAGAGCCTCGGGGAAGTGCTCGGGTGCAATGGTCCTGATCAAGACACGCATGGCTCCTACAAACAGCGATGGGGGAGCCAGGCCCACCAGGCAGCGGAACCGGCTCTCCCCCAGCAAGTCCTGCCACCGCTGCCGGTCGTCCAGCAGTTGTTGCTTCATGGCGAACCGCAGGTCCTGAGGCACGAAGAGGAAGAGGCAGTCGAGGCAGAGCAGCTTGGCGCGCATGTTGGCCGCCGGCGCTTGGCCtacctgctgcagcagggtgtCCAGGGGAGTGTTCCCCACAGCGTCGTGCAGGCAAGGCGATGCGCcgtgccccagcagcagcagcaggcactcGGGCCGCACCAGCTCGCAGGCCAGGTGCAGGGCCGTCTTGCCGCCCTCCAcgcggctgcagccccggcgGTCCAGGTGGGCGGCCCGCTCGGCCGGCGGGAAGGCCTGCACGGCCTTGAGGATGCGGAAGAGGACGCGGACGCGGTTGTAGCGGACGGCCATGGCCAGGTGAGGGGCCGAggcctggcagcagctgaagtTCTGGCTGGGCGCGGCCAGCACGCTCTGCGGGAACTTAGCGAGCAGGTGCCGGGCGTAGGGCTGGTGGTCGTGCACCAGGGCGTACAGCAGCGCCTCGGAGGGCGAGTAGAGGCTC
It encodes:
- the ANKRD9 gene encoding ankyrin repeat domain-containing protein 9, producing MCRAHLGTGSHLRGPRCRHGIPRPAPRASPRPPALRAASQVSWNFASRDARGGAAPRPLLSANGRWGAGAAANRRRMDSSRVLTDLHHPGLRWVGGAGAQSQKQCKKSSFAFYQAVRDLLPVWFLEDMRTMEVFHWEDGGKVSLYSPSEALLYALVHDHQPYARHLLAKFPQSVLAAPSQNFSCCQASAPHLAMAVRYNRVRVLFRILKAVQAFPPAERAAHLDRRGCSRVEGGKTALHLACELVRPECLLLLLGHGASPCLHDAVGNTPLDTLLQQDLRFAMKQQLLDDRQRWQDLLGESRFRCLVGLAPPSLFVGAMRVLIRTIAPEHFPEALDDLPLPHFLKPLDLKLES